A part of Desulfobacter sp. genomic DNA contains:
- a CDS encoding EF2563 family selenium-dependent molybdenum hydroxylase system protein, with translation MVSDPQTPPLHAPALQAWDPETDPPRLSQLVIGIKGGGDLATGIAHALFRAGLRRIFIMESPMPTVIRREVAFASAVYTGEIEVEGITARLTPSPQQVPDLWKEDSIPVLADPEWRAVAAVAPHVLVDAVVAKKNLGTQMTDAPLVLGLGPGFTAGEDVHLALETRRGHNLGRLIEKGSPSPNTSMPEAVMGITGDRLLRSPAAGAFTGIAGIGDTVVAGQVLGHVDGVPVEAKINGVIRGLIHDGVTVGPGKKIGDIDPRGKAAYSRTISDKARALGGAVLGAILGRFNR, from the coding sequence ATGGTTTCTGATCCGCAGACACCGCCCCTCCATGCCCCGGCCCTCCAGGCATGGGACCCGGAGACAGACCCGCCCCGCCTCAGCCAATTGGTCATCGGCATCAAAGGCGGCGGAGACCTGGCCACCGGGATCGCCCATGCCCTGTTCAGGGCCGGCCTCCGCCGGATCTTCATCATGGAATCTCCCATGCCCACGGTGATCCGGCGGGAAGTGGCCTTTGCCTCTGCCGTTTATACGGGAGAGATCGAGGTGGAAGGGATCACCGCCCGCCTGACCCCGTCTCCGCAGCAGGTGCCCGACCTCTGGAAAGAGGACAGCATTCCCGTGCTTGCAGACCCTGAGTGGCGGGCCGTGGCGGCCGTGGCTCCCCATGTCCTCGTGGATGCGGTGGTGGCCAAGAAAAATCTGGGCACCCAAATGACGGATGCCCCCCTGGTCCTCGGCCTGGGCCCCGGGTTCACCGCAGGAGAGGATGTCCACCTGGCCCTTGAAACCCGGCGGGGCCACAACCTGGGCAGGCTCATTGAAAAGGGCAGCCCTTCCCCCAATACCTCCATGCCCGAAGCGGTCATGGGCATCACAGGAGACCGCCTCCTCAGGTCTCCGGCCGCCGGAGCCTTCACAGGAATTGCAGGGATCGGCGATACCGTGGTGGCGGGCCAGGTCCTGGGCCATGTGGACGGGGTGCCGGTGGAAGCAAAAATAAACGGCGTCATCCGGGGGCTGATCCACGACGGGGTGACCGTCGGCCCGGGGAAAAAAATCGGGGATATCGATCCCAGGGGAAAGGCCGCCTACAGCCGAACCATATCGGACAAGGCCAGGGCCCTGGGCGGTGCCGTCCTGGGGGCCATCCTTGGCCGGTTCAACCGATAA
- the sixA gene encoding phosphohistidine phosphatase SixA — MALFLVQHGISLAKDQDPQKGLSPLGIEETHRLAPVARGYGIAVERIFHSGKKRAEQTAEIYHRALELDTPPAPMAGINPLDDVQTFAATLDPGAGWMVVGHMPFMERLVSFLTTGSEGLRVYEFQNSGIVCLDAGRGEDGEWDWFIKWTLNPNIK; from the coding sequence ATGGCATTATTTCTGGTTCAGCACGGTATCAGCCTGGCCAAGGACCAAGATCCCCAAAAGGGCCTCTCCCCCCTGGGGATTGAGGAAACCCATCGCCTGGCGCCGGTGGCCAGGGGGTACGGGATCGCTGTGGAACGGATTTTCCACTCGGGCAAAAAGCGGGCGGAGCAGACCGCGGAGATCTATCACCGGGCCCTGGAACTCGATACTCCCCCGGCGCCCATGGCCGGGATCAATCCCCTGGATGATGTCCAGACCTTTGCCGCAACCCTGGATCCAGGGGCCGGGTGGATGGTGGTGGGGCATATGCCGTTTATGGAGCGGCTGGTCTCATTTTTGACCACCGGCAGTGAGGGGCTCCGGGTCTATGAATTCCAGAATTCCGGGATTGTCTGCCTGGATGCCGGGAGAGGCGAGGACGGGGAGTGGGACTGGTTTATCAAATGGACCCTCAATCCAAATATCAAATGA
- a CDS encoding FAD binding domain-containing protein: MFELKEFSRVQSLDQADDLLHRDKKNVILGGLLWMRMGTRRFHTGIDLSALSLDRIEDKGDCIDIGAMACLRQVETSALLFDNFGPVLRDAVSAIVGVQFRNLATVGGSVFSRFSFSDLITALLILDTRVHLYRGGAVPLGDFLGTSPGRDILVKLSIPKQTVKTSYQSLRKTATDFPVLAAALGRTENGWKIALGARPAKAKLAETAAQYLSAQPDTGQIEAACTAVVEELEFGSNQRGSRSYREHLAKVLVKRGIEEICN; encoded by the coding sequence GTGTTTGAATTAAAAGAATTTTCCAGGGTCCAAAGCCTTGACCAGGCCGACGACCTGCTCCACCGGGATAAAAAAAACGTGATCCTGGGGGGGCTGCTGTGGATGCGCATGGGCACCCGGCGGTTTCACACGGGCATTGATCTGTCGGCCTTAAGCCTGGATCGGATTGAGGATAAGGGGGATTGCATCGACATCGGGGCCATGGCCTGCCTGAGGCAGGTGGAAACCTCGGCCCTGCTCTTTGACAACTTCGGGCCGGTGCTCCGGGACGCGGTATCCGCCATTGTGGGGGTGCAGTTCAGGAACCTGGCCACCGTGGGCGGATCGGTATTCTCCCGGTTTAGTTTTTCAGACCTGATCACGGCCCTGCTGATCCTGGATACCCGGGTCCACCTGTACCGCGGCGGCGCCGTTCCCCTGGGGGATTTTCTTGGAACCTCTCCGGGGCGGGATATCCTGGTAAAACTTTCCATCCCCAAGCAAACCGTCAAAACCAGTTACCAGAGCCTGCGGAAGACTGCCACGGACTTTCCCGTACTGGCTGCGGCCCTGGGCCGTACCGAAAATGGATGGAAGATCGCCCTGGGCGCCCGGCCCGCAAAGGCGAAACTGGCGGAAACAGCGGCACAATATCTCAGCGCCCAACCCGATACCGGGCAGATAGAGGCGGCCTGCACCGCCGTGGTTGAAGAACTGGAATTCGGAAGCAATCAGCGGGGAAGCCGCAGCTACAGAGAACATCTGGCCAAGGTCCTGGTAAAAAGGGGGATAGAAGAGATATGCAATTGA
- a CDS encoding 2Fe-2S iron-sulfur cluster binding domain-containing protein: MQLKFTVNGIACEEEIAPDTLLLDLLRSLGFLSVKQGCDTTNCGLCTVWLDGRPVLSCAMLAARAQDSEVTTIEGLEKEAAAFGEYIAAQGADQCGYCSPGLVMNVLAMERELDNPGTEEIKHYLAGNLCRCTGYAGQLRAIENYLGEKAGRTKGGQS; the protein is encoded by the coding sequence ATGCAATTGAAGTTCACCGTAAACGGCATTGCCTGTGAAGAAGAGATCGCCCCGGACACCCTGCTTTTAGATCTGCTGCGGTCCCTGGGTTTTTTAAGCGTCAAACAGGGATGCGATACAACCAACTGCGGTTTGTGCACGGTATGGCTGGACGGCCGGCCCGTGCTCTCCTGCGCCATGCTGGCCGCCCGGGCCCAGGATTCTGAGGTCACCACCATTGAAGGCCTTGAAAAAGAGGCAGCGGCTTTCGGCGAATATATTGCCGCCCAGGGGGCGGACCAATGCGGTTACTGCAGCCCCGGCCTGGTCATGAATGTCCTGGCCATGGAGCGGGAGCTGGACAATCCCGGCACGGAGGAGATCAAACACTACCTGGCGGGCAACCTCTGCCGGTGCACCGGGTATGCCGGCCAGCTCCGGGCCATAGAAAACTACCTGGGTGAGAAGGCCGGGAGAACCAAAGGGGGGCAGTCATGA
- a CDS encoding molybdopterin-dependent oxidoreductase, with product MKYVNQAVPKRDAMALVTGKPVYTDDIAPENCLIVKILRSPHAFAKIKEIRREKARALPGVACVLTHEDVPDKRFTMAGQSIPEPSPYDRRILDTWVRHVGDPVAIVAARTEKQALAALKAIEVDYEVLEPVLDPETADGHASLIHPEANYHVNFNIGNDVKNNICSSGEFSHGDVDAAFDAAEVVVDQTYRTCANNQAMMETFRAFTHLDHTGRLVITASTQVPFHVRAIAARALDIPRQNVRVIKPRIGGGFGAKQTLVAELFPAIVTLKTGKPAKMVFTRQECFTAATSRHAMTIRVRLGADKTGNILGIHMDTLSDTGAYGEHGPTTVGLSGHKTMPLYNKARAIKFTYKVVYTNTMSAGAYRGYGATQGTFAMESAMDELAKKLAMDPMDLRLKNLVKEGEIMPGYYGEKLNACTLDQCIAHGKDLIGWADKFPCKKISDTKIRAVGGAITMQGSSIANIDTASVEIRLQDDGFYTLMIGAADMGTGCDTILSQMAAEVLNCDLSRIIVAQVDTDHSPYDTGSYASATTYLTGMSVVKAGQDLIRQLMEAAALKFELDAGDLEFDGNTVFAGKPGQGPAITLDELAADLAVGEGTCLSASATSSSPVSPPPFMAGFAEIELDTETGQVSVVDYVGVVDCGTPINTNLARMQTEGGIVQGIGMALTEEITYNSSGKMMNSSFMQYKIPSRLDMGSLRVEFKPSHEPTGPFGAKSIGEVVINTPAPAIANAIENACGLRLRTLPMTAETICRGIHGF from the coding sequence ATGAAATATGTCAATCAAGCCGTCCCCAAGCGGGACGCCATGGCCCTTGTCACGGGTAAACCGGTCTACACCGACGATATAGCTCCGGAAAACTGCCTCATCGTAAAAATCCTGCGCAGCCCCCATGCCTTTGCAAAGATCAAAGAGATCCGCAGGGAAAAGGCCAGGGCCCTGCCCGGGGTGGCCTGCGTCCTCACCCATGAAGATGTGCCGGACAAGCGGTTCACCATGGCCGGCCAGTCCATTCCCGAACCCAGCCCCTATGACCGGCGGATACTGGACACCTGGGTCCGCCATGTGGGGGACCCGGTGGCCATTGTGGCGGCCCGGACGGAAAAACAGGCATTGGCCGCCCTCAAGGCCATTGAGGTGGACTATGAGGTCCTGGAACCGGTGCTGGATCCGGAAACCGCAGATGGCCATGCCAGCCTCATCCACCCCGAGGCGAACTATCACGTCAATTTCAACATCGGCAACGATGTGAAGAATAATATCTGCAGCTCCGGGGAATTTTCCCACGGGGATGTGGACGCGGCCTTTGACGCGGCGGAGGTGGTGGTGGATCAGACCTACCGCACCTGCGCCAACAACCAGGCCATGATGGAGACCTTCAGGGCATTCACCCATCTGGACCACACAGGGCGTCTTGTCATCACCGCCTCCACCCAGGTTCCCTTCCACGTCCGGGCCATTGCCGCCCGGGCCCTGGATATCCCCAGGCAGAACGTCCGGGTGATCAAGCCCAGGATCGGGGGGGGCTTCGGGGCCAAGCAGACCCTGGTGGCCGAGCTATTCCCCGCCATTGTCACCCTGAAAACAGGCAAGCCCGCCAAAATGGTCTTTACCCGCCAGGAATGCTTTACCGCAGCCACCAGCCGCCACGCCATGACCATCCGGGTCCGGCTGGGGGCCGATAAAACCGGGAACATCCTGGGGATACACATGGACACCCTGTCCGATACCGGGGCCTACGGGGAACACGGTCCCACCACCGTGGGGCTTTCCGGCCACAAGACCATGCCGCTTTACAACAAGGCCCGTGCCATCAAGTTCACCTACAAGGTGGTCTACACCAACACCATGTCCGCCGGCGCCTACCGGGGCTACGGGGCCACCCAGGGGACATTTGCCATGGAATCGGCCATGGACGAACTGGCCAAAAAGCTGGCCATGGACCCCATGGACCTGAGGCTGAAAAACCTGGTGAAAGAAGGGGAAATCATGCCCGGGTATTACGGGGAAAAGCTCAACGCCTGTACCCTGGACCAGTGCATCGCCCACGGCAAGGACCTCATCGGCTGGGCGGATAAATTCCCCTGCAAAAAAATCTCGGATACAAAGATCAGGGCGGTTGGCGGTGCCATCACCATGCAGGGCTCCAGCATCGCCAACATTGATACGGCCTCGGTGGAGATCCGCCTCCAGGACGACGGCTTCTACACCCTGATGATCGGGGCGGCGGACATGGGCACGGGCTGCGACACCATATTGTCCCAGATGGCCGCCGAGGTGCTCAACTGTGACCTTTCCCGCATCATCGTGGCCCAGGTGGACACGGACCATTCCCCCTACGATACCGGTTCCTATGCCTCGGCCACCACCTACCTGACAGGGATGTCCGTGGTCAAGGCCGGCCAGGACCTGATCAGGCAGCTCATGGAAGCGGCCGCCCTGAAATTTGAACTGGATGCCGGCGACCTGGAATTCGACGGCAACACCGTATTTGCCGGCAAGCCGGGTCAGGGGCCCGCCATCACCCTGGATGAACTGGCCGCCGACCTGGCCGTGGGGGAAGGGACCTGTTTGTCGGCCTCGGCCACCTCCTCCAGCCCGGTCTCTCCCCCGCCCTTCATGGCCGGGTTTGCCGAAATAGAACTGGATACCGAGACCGGACAGGTATCTGTGGTGGACTATGTGGGGGTGGTGGACTGCGGTACCCCCATCAACACCAACCTGGCAAGGATGCAGACCGAAGGGGGGATCGTCCAGGGCATCGGCATGGCCCTGACCGAAGAGATCACCTACAACAGCAGCGGCAAGATGATGAATTCAAGCTTCATGCAGTATAAAATCCCATCAAGGCTGGACATGGGCAGCCTCCGGGTTGAATTCAAGCCCTCCCACGAGCCCACCGGCCCCTTCGGCGCCAAGTCCATCGGCGAAGTGGTCATCAACACCCCGGCCCCGGCCATTGCCAATGCCATTGAAAATGCCTGCGGACTCAGGCTGAGGACCCTGCCCATGACCGCCGAGACCATCTGCAGGGGCATCCATGGTTTCTGA